CCTCAACGGCACCTTCCTCTCCGGCTTTGGCTGGGGCCGCCTCTACGCCTGCCTGGCCACGTCGGGTGTGCTGCTGGGCGCGGTCTACATGCTGTGGATGTTCAAGCGGGTCTTCTGGGGCCCCGAGAACAAGGACGAGGACAGCGGCACCCATCACCTGCACGGCGACCTGAACGCCCGCGAGATCGCGGTGCTGCTGCCCCTGGTGGCGCTGATCGTGTGGATGGGCGTCCATCCCAAGACCTTCGTGGCCATCAGCGAAACGCCGGTGACGGCCCTCCTGCAGGACGCCAAGGCGCCCGCGCCGCGCACCTTCGTCCTCAGGCCTGCCGTGCATGAAGCGCCGGCGGGCCACGAGGCCGCTGCACCTGAAGCCCATGCCTCCGAAGTCAAGGAAGGGCATGCCGAACCCGCCGGTCATGCCCCTGTGCAGGAGGTGCACCGATGAGCCTCACTCCCAGTCAATGGGCGGCCATGCTGCCGCTGATCATTCCGGCCCTGGGGGCCTGTCTGATCGCTATCATGTCCCTCGACAAGGATCAGGAAACCACCAAGTGGATCCGGGGCGCCATGTACGGCACGGCGCTGCTGGCCGTGGGCGCCAGCTTCTGGTACTTGACGGATCTCTGGCAGACCGGCGCCCAGCCCAGCTTCTACCAGCTGCGCCAGGATCGTTTGGCCCAGTTCACGGGCATCTTCGTGCTGGTGGCCGCGGCCATGACCATCCTCCAGAGCTGGGATCACTTCCACCAGGAAGGCTGGGTGAAGGGCGAGACCCTCTGCCTGCTGCTGTTCTCGGTCACGGGCCTGATGCTCTTCGCCACCACGTCCCATTTTGTGGTGCTCTTCCTGGCCCTGGAACTCTTCAGCATCCCGCTTTATGCCCTGGTGGGCACGGTTCGGGCCCGCTCGGAAAGCTCCGAAGGCGGCATGAAGTATTTCCTCACGGGCGCTGTGGCCTCCAGCTGCTTCCTCATGGGCGGCGTGCTGATCTACGGACTCAGCGGCAGCCTCGACCTCGCTGCTGCGGCCTACACCCTCAAGGCGCAGGGGCTGGCCGCCGACCCCCTGGTGCTGGCGGGCGCGGCCCTGATGCTGCTGGGCTTCCTCTTCAAGGTCTCCGCGGTGCCTTTCCACCAGTGGACGCCGGATGCCTATGAGGCGTCTCCCCATCCCATCGCGGGGTTCATGTCCGTGGCCACCAAGGGCGTGGCCTTCATCGCCCTCCTCCGCATCTTCCCCGCGAGTCTGGCGCCCCTGGGCGTCGTGGGCGTGAAGATGCAGGCCGTGGTGGCGGTGCTGGCCGTGGCGACCCTGGTGGTCGGCAACCTCACGGCCCTGGTGCAGACCAACGTGAAGCGCATGCTGGCCTATTCCAGCATCAGCCACGCGGGCTACCTCCTGCTGGGCTTCGTGGCGGGCACCCCGGCCGCCTTCGCAGGCGTGCTGTTCTACCTGGTGATCTACCTGGCCATGAACATGGGGGCCTTTGGCTTGCTCACGGCCTTCGGGCTGGTGGGGGAGAAGACGACCTTCGACGACCTGCGGGGTCTGGGTTGGAAGCGGCCTGCCATGGGCGTGGCCGCGGTCATCTTCATGCTGAGTCTGGCGGGCATCCCCCCCATGGGCGGGTTCTACGGCAAGTACATGATCTTCCGTGAGCTCGTAGCCACGGGCCATGTGGGCATGGCCATCCTGGGCGTGCTGGCCAGCCTCGTCTCGGCCTATTACTACCTGCGCTTCCTGGTGGCCCTGTTCCTTCAGGCCCCCAGTGCCGAGGCCGAGCGCCTGGCCTCGGACCGCCCGGCGGTCCACGCCCCCCTGGCGGGTGCCACGGTGCT
This sequence is a window from Geothrix sp. PMB-07. Protein-coding genes within it:
- a CDS encoding NADH-quinone oxidoreductase subunit N; this encodes MSLTPSQWAAMLPLIIPALGACLIAIMSLDKDQETTKWIRGAMYGTALLAVGASFWYLTDLWQTGAQPSFYQLRQDRLAQFTGIFVLVAAAMTILQSWDHFHQEGWVKGETLCLLLFSVTGLMLFATTSHFVVLFLALELFSIPLYALVGTVRARSESSEGGMKYFLTGAVASSCFLMGGVLIYGLSGSLDLAAAAYTLKAQGLAADPLVLAGAALMLLGFLFKVSAVPFHQWTPDAYEASPHPIAGFMSVATKGVAFIALLRIFPASLAPLGVVGVKMQAVVAVLAVATLVVGNLTALVQTNVKRMLAYSSISHAGYLLLGFVAGTPAAFAGVLFYLVIYLAMNMGAFGLLTAFGLVGEKTTFDDLRGLGWKRPAMGVAAVIFMLSLAGIPPMGGFYGKYMIFRELVATGHVGMAILGVLASLVSAYYYLRFLVALFLQAPSAEAERLASDRPAVHAPLAGATVLVCAVLVLAGGFLQTFLVDGFARRALVEGLGLGR